Proteins from one Chelonia mydas isolate rCheMyd1 chromosome 14, rCheMyd1.pri.v2, whole genome shotgun sequence genomic window:
- the LOC102947871 gene encoding L-amino-acid oxidase isoform X2 yields MDSDYEELVAIAKNGLEKAYCSKKVVIVGAGISGLTAAKLLKDAGCEVLILEANNRVGGRILTYRRNDWYAELGAMRLPRDHRIVREYITKFKLKLNPFYNTNDNAWYLVNNVRARSEDVDRNPDILQYPVLPTERGKSASELYDQTLDTVTTDCRVLKEKYDSFSVKEYLIKEGKLSRGAIDMIGDVLNLDGSFHLSFLYSIMGDIAFKDGFDEITGGFDQLPEAFYKAMHEDILFHSTAVKILQDNEKVRVFYRRPYTSLPFSVTADHVLVTTTAKAARLIKFSPPLSSNKTHALRSLHYSKDVKIFLACREKFWEKDGINRGRSITDRPSRFIYYPGHNFSSGVGVILASYTWDDEAEFFVPLSDEKCVDVVLDDLAEVHQLPKTYIQNVCDEHVVKKWGLDKFAMGAYVSLTPYQLVDYSKALFQNEGRVYFAGEYTAHPHAWIETAMKAAVRAATHIHGAIRASPPRQEKERKENEV; encoded by the exons ATGGACTCTGACTACGAAGAACTGGTGGCTATTGCCAAAAATGGGTTGGAAAAAGCGTATTGTTCAAAGAAGGTGGTGATTGTCGGGGCAGGAATCAGCGGACTCACTGCTGCCAAACTGCTGAAGGATGCTGGTTGCGAG GTCCTGATTCTGGAAGCCAACAACCGCGTGGGAGGACGTATCTTGACCTATCGAAGAAACGATTGGTATGCGGAGCTGGGAGCCATGCGTTTGCCAAGAGACCACCG GATTGTGCGTGAATATATTACCAAATTCAAACTTAAACTGAACCCATTCTATAACACTAACGACAATGCCTGGTATTTGGTTAACAACGTCAGGGCAAGATCTGAAGATGTTGACCGAAACCCTGATATCTTGCAATACCCTGTGCTTCCCACAGAGAGGGGGAAATCTGCCAGTGAACTTTATGACCAGACACTGGATACG GTGACAACAGACTGCAGAGTTTTGAAAGAGAAATATGACTCCTTTTCCGTCAAG GAATATTTGATTAAAGAAGGAAAATTAAGTAGAGGAGCCATTGACATGATTGGTGACGTGCTGAATTTAGACGGTAGTTTCCACCTGTCTTTTCTGTACTCTATCATGGGCGATATTGCATTCAAAGACGG TTTTGATGAGATCACGGGGGGATTCGATCAGCTCCCAGAGGCTTTCTACAAGGCTATGCACGAGGATATTCTATTTCACTCCACAGCGGTGAAGATACTACAAGACAATGAAAAAGTGAGAGTGTTTTATCGCAGGCCATACACGTCGCTCCCCTTCTCAGTGACGGCCGACCATGTCCTTGTCACAACCACAGCGAAAGCCGCACGGCTCATTAAATTTTCTCCCCCTCTTTCCTCCAACAAGACCCATGCCCTGCGCTCCCTCCACTACTCAAAGGACGTGAAGATTTTTTTGGCCTGCAGGGAAAAGTTTTGGGAGAAGGATGGAATCAATAGAGGGAGGTCAATCACTGATCGCCCCTCCAGATTCATCTACTACCCCGGCCACAATTtctccagtggggtgggggtgatccTGGCTTCCTACACTTGGGACGATGAAGCTGAATTCTTCGTTCCCCTCAGTGATGAAAAGTGCGTTGATGTGGTATTGGACGACCTGGCAGAAGTCCACCAACTACCCAAGACTTATATCCAGAACGTCTGTGATGAACATGTGGTCAAGAAATGGGGCCTGGACAAATTTGCAATGGGAGCATATGTTTCCTTAACCCCGTACCAGTTAGTCGACTACTCCAAAGCTTTGTTTCAGAATGAAGGGCGGGTCTATTTTGCAGGAGAATACACCGCTCACCCTCACGCCTGGATCGAAACGGCTATGAAAGCTGCTGTGAGAGCAGCCACGCACATCCACGGCGCTATCCGTGCATCGCCTCCGCGGCAAGAGAAAGAGCGGAAGGAAAATGAAGTGTAA
- the LOC102947871 gene encoding L-amino-acid oxidase isoform X1, which translates to MDRFLFLQLFLLVAVLSSEGLARKLKEWEKCFMDSDYEELVAIAKNGLEKAYCSKKVVIVGAGISGLTAAKLLKDAGCEVLILEANNRVGGRILTYRRNDWYAELGAMRLPRDHRIVREYITKFKLKLNPFYNTNDNAWYLVNNVRARSEDVDRNPDILQYPVLPTERGKSASELYDQTLDTVTTDCRVLKEKYDSFSVKEYLIKEGKLSRGAIDMIGDVLNLDGSFHLSFLYSIMGDIAFKDGFDEITGGFDQLPEAFYKAMHEDILFHSTAVKILQDNEKVRVFYRRPYTSLPFSVTADHVLVTTTAKAARLIKFSPPLSSNKTHALRSLHYSKDVKIFLACREKFWEKDGINRGRSITDRPSRFIYYPGHNFSSGVGVILASYTWDDEAEFFVPLSDEKCVDVVLDDLAEVHQLPKTYIQNVCDEHVVKKWGLDKFAMGAYVSLTPYQLVDYSKALFQNEGRVYFAGEYTAHPHAWIETAMKAAVRAATHIHGAIRASPPRQEKERKENEV; encoded by the exons TATTTCTTCAGCTCTTCCTCCTTGTAGCAGTCCTGAGCTCGGAGGGTCTCGCTCGCAAACTGAAGGAGTGGGAAAAATGCTTTATGGACTCTGACTACGAAGAACTGGTGGCTATTGCCAAAAATGGGTTGGAAAAAGCGTATTGTTCAAAGAAGGTGGTGATTGTCGGGGCAGGAATCAGCGGACTCACTGCTGCCAAACTGCTGAAGGATGCTGGTTGCGAG GTCCTGATTCTGGAAGCCAACAACCGCGTGGGAGGACGTATCTTGACCTATCGAAGAAACGATTGGTATGCGGAGCTGGGAGCCATGCGTTTGCCAAGAGACCACCG GATTGTGCGTGAATATATTACCAAATTCAAACTTAAACTGAACCCATTCTATAACACTAACGACAATGCCTGGTATTTGGTTAACAACGTCAGGGCAAGATCTGAAGATGTTGACCGAAACCCTGATATCTTGCAATACCCTGTGCTTCCCACAGAGAGGGGGAAATCTGCCAGTGAACTTTATGACCAGACACTGGATACG GTGACAACAGACTGCAGAGTTTTGAAAGAGAAATATGACTCCTTTTCCGTCAAG GAATATTTGATTAAAGAAGGAAAATTAAGTAGAGGAGCCATTGACATGATTGGTGACGTGCTGAATTTAGACGGTAGTTTCCACCTGTCTTTTCTGTACTCTATCATGGGCGATATTGCATTCAAAGACGG TTTTGATGAGATCACGGGGGGATTCGATCAGCTCCCAGAGGCTTTCTACAAGGCTATGCACGAGGATATTCTATTTCACTCCACAGCGGTGAAGATACTACAAGACAATGAAAAAGTGAGAGTGTTTTATCGCAGGCCATACACGTCGCTCCCCTTCTCAGTGACGGCCGACCATGTCCTTGTCACAACCACAGCGAAAGCCGCACGGCTCATTAAATTTTCTCCCCCTCTTTCCTCCAACAAGACCCATGCCCTGCGCTCCCTCCACTACTCAAAGGACGTGAAGATTTTTTTGGCCTGCAGGGAAAAGTTTTGGGAGAAGGATGGAATCAATAGAGGGAGGTCAATCACTGATCGCCCCTCCAGATTCATCTACTACCCCGGCCACAATTtctccagtggggtgggggtgatccTGGCTTCCTACACTTGGGACGATGAAGCTGAATTCTTCGTTCCCCTCAGTGATGAAAAGTGCGTTGATGTGGTATTGGACGACCTGGCAGAAGTCCACCAACTACCCAAGACTTATATCCAGAACGTCTGTGATGAACATGTGGTCAAGAAATGGGGCCTGGACAAATTTGCAATGGGAGCATATGTTTCCTTAACCCCGTACCAGTTAGTCGACTACTCCAAAGCTTTGTTTCAGAATGAAGGGCGGGTCTATTTTGCAGGAGAATACACCGCTCACCCTCACGCCTGGATCGAAACGGCTATGAAAGCTGCTGTGAGAGCAGCCACGCACATCCACGGCGCTATCCGTGCATCGCCTCCGCGGCAAGAGAAAGAGCGGAAGGAAAATGAAGTGTAA